The segment GGATCGGAGCTGAAGATGGCTTCCATCAGCCGTACCGATGCCAGTCCGTCGGCGACGGCGTGATGGATCTTCAGTACCAGCGCAATCCGGCCCCCCGCGAGGCCATCGACGTACCACAACTGCCACGCGGGACGCGCGCGATCGAGACCGACCGAAACGATGTCGTCGATCACCGCGCACAGCTCGTGATCACCGCCGGGTGGCGCCACGGTCGCGCGTCGCAGGTGATAGTCGAGATCGATCCCGGAGCGTTCGATCCACCAGGGCCGCCCCATGCCCAACGGCGGGAACAACAGTTGCCAGCGCAGCGGCTCGACCCGCTCCAGCAGCGCCGGAATGGCCGCACGTATCGCGTCGAAGCCCAGCGGCTGCTGCGCGGCAGCCGGGTCGAGCACGACCGCCTTGATCGTGTGCTGCGGCTGGTCGGGGTTCTCCTGCTTGAGGAACATGTTGTCCACGCTGTTGAGACGTCGCATCCGCTGACCCCGTCCGCAGTCGATTATTGTGTTCGCCTACATTCGTTCCGTTTGCAACAGCATGCAAGAAAAAGATGCACCGCAACGTCCCCGGTGCCGGATGCGGCACGTGGTGCCATCGCAGCGCGAATCACTGCACCCCGTCCCAGAACCGCTGCACCGCCTCGAGCGGCGCCGACTGCAGTTCGCAGTGCGGCGCCAGCCGCATCGTCTCGCGACGCGACAGCTCATAAGGCCTCCACTCGGGCAAACCGTCATGATTCGGGTCACCGGTGCGCGCAAAGGCGGCCCACGCAGCAAGCATGCGACGCGACAGGTCCACGGCCTGCGCCCCACCACCCGAAAACGCACGGCCGAACTCGCCATCGACGGTGCCGAACACGAACGGCGTCTCGAGCCCGTGGCACGCGCCCATTTCGCCACCGAACATCGGCGAGTGAAAGCCGAAACGGTACATGAACGTCGTACCCTGATGCCCCAACTGCGCCTCGGCCAGGCGCAGCACCGGAATCCGGAACGTGCGGTCCGACTCGATGGCCGCGTAGATCCTCGCCGGCGACAGTCCGGCACCCAGCACTGCCCGGTACAGTGCAACCGCTTCGCTGCCACGCCCGGGCAGACGCTGCTCGCAGACCTTGGCCAGCGTGGCCTCGTCGATCTCCTGCTTGTCGGCTTCAACGAGAAACAGGAAGTAGTTCCACTCGTCTTCGTTCGTTCCGATCAGAAGCTCGACGCCGCGCGCCGCTCCTGCCGCGATCGCATCGAAGGGGGCGTCGGGCAGCAGTTCCTCGTCGCCGACCGGAATCAGCGTCATCGCTCCTTGCGGCAGCCGCCGCCTGCGCGGGCCACGCAGGATCGTCTCGCGCAGGCAGGCACGCTGTGCCTTCACGATCGCTGCGGCAGGCACGCTCCAGAGCTTGTCTGGCCGGTTCGGGTCGACGCCGAGCCGATGCAGCAGGACCTCTGCGATGCGCGACCCTTCGTCGCAGCTGGTCGCATGGTGCGCCGCACCGCTTTGCAGGATCGCGCGGCGAAACAGCCCTCGTGCCTGCGGCACTGCCAGCAGGCTGCCGATGCACATGGCGCCGGCAGATCCGCCAAACACGGTGACATTGTCCGGGTCACCGCCGAAGGCATCGATGTTGCGCTGTACCCAGGCAAGCGCTGCGAGCTGATCCAGCAATCCCGGGTTGGACGCGAGCTCGTGCGCCGGGCCCAGCAGATCGCGCAGGAACGAGAAGCCGATGGCGCCGAGCCGGTAGTTGAGCGTTACCACGACCACGTCGCCGTGCGCAGCGAGCGTCGCGCCGTCGTAGACGCCCTGCGCACCGGAGCCGACCGTGAAGCTGCCGCCGTGGATCCACACCATGACCGCACGGCGCCTGCGATCACAGGCCGGCGTCCAGACGTTCAGCGTGAGGCAATCCTCGTCGGGACTGGAAATGTCCAGCAGCGGCCCATGATCCTGCGGTGCCGGTGCACGGAAGCGTCGGGCATCGCGCGTGCCCGCCCATGTCCGCATCGGTGCCGGTGCGCGCAAGCGCAGCGCACCGACCGGCGGGGCCGCGTACGGCACACCCCGGAAAACGCTGACGCCGTGCGCGCCGAACTCGCCTTCGAGGCGCCCTTCGCGTGTGGTAACTACGGGATTCATCGAGTCCTTGTCAGCCCATGCGCCCTGCGTCCCGGAGGCAAGCCGGATTGCCCGGGCCTGCGGTTGCGTGCAGTCGGCACATTCGTCGCGTTACTTTACCAGAACCTAAAGGGGGTATCGCAAAACGCCGCAAACTGCGTGGCGACGCCTTCGCATCGGGGGGGGCGTGTGCCGCAGGGATACGGCACATCGGCTACCATTCGCCATCCGCGCGCCGGGTGGCGACGAGTGCTGCAACCAGCCAGACGTCGAGAGCGCAAGCACAGCAGAGGAAACGGTGTCGATGGAGATCGGTGGATCGGTACAGCCTGGCTTCGAGCGCGTACGCGAGGCCTTTGCGCAGAATTTCAGCGAGCACGGCGACGTCGGCGCCGCCTGCTGCATTTACCGCGATGGCCATCCGGTAGTCGATATCTGGGGAGGTCTCGCCGACCCGTCGACCGGACGCCGGTGGCAGCGAGACACCCTGCAACTGGTGTTCTCCGCCGCCAAGGGACCGACCGCGGTCTGCATCCACCGCCTGGCGGAGGAAGGCCGGCTCGACATCGATGCGCCGATCGCACGTTACTGGCCTGAATTCGCCGCCGCGGGCAAGCAGCACATCACGACGCGCATGGTGCTGACGCATCGCGCGGGTCTGGCAGCGGTGGCCGGCGATCTCACGCTCGAGCAGGTGCTCGCCTGGGATCCGGTGGTCGCTGCAATCGCCGCACAGCCGCCCGAGTGGGAGCCCGACACCGCGCACGGCTACCACGCACGCAGCTTCGGCTGGATTCTCGGCGAGATCATCCGCCGAATCAGCGGCGACAGCCCGGGGCGTCATCTGGCGCGCACCATCTGCGGCCCGCTCGGACTGGACTACTGGGTCGGGCTGCCGACAGCGGAAATCGGACGCTGCGCGCGGCTGCTTCCTCCCGACGCTGCGCATTCGGCAGCGGCCCTGCTCGGCGCCAGCAGCCTGACGGCACGCGTGATGAGCGGCCCGTCCGGGCTGTTCGGCTACAACGAGATGTGGAACCGCCCCGACGTGCTGATGGCAGAAATGCCCTCGTCGAACGGTGTCGGGTCGGCACGGGCGCTTGCGAAGCTCTATGCGGCGTGCTGTGACGAGGTCGACGGCATCCGCCTGCTGCAGCCCGCAACGCTGGAAGCGGCATCACGGGTCGCCTCGCGTGGCCCCGATCTGGTCGTGCTGGTCGAGACCTGTTTCGGTCTCGGGTTCAGCCTGCCACCGATGCTCGGAGCTGGCGTCGGACCACGCGCCTTCGGTCACCCCGGAGCGGGTGGTTCGCTTGCCTTTGCCGATCCGGAACCGAACGTCGCGTTCGCGTATGTGACCAATCGCATGCGCTTCGACCCGGCAGGCGATCCGCGAGTGACAGGACTGGTGCGCGCACTCTACGATTGCACACGCTGACCGCCGTACTGGGGAGCGGTTGAAACAGCTCGGATCGAAGCGCCCAGGGATCCTGGCCCGGCTACGGAGAGGGAGGGATTGCGATGGACAAGGCTTTCGCACGCCGCATGCTGACGCGACTCGAACCCTGGTTCGAGACCATCAGAAGCTTCAGGGACCGTAGCGACGCGCACGCGCTTTTCGACCCGAACACTGCAGCCGGGCGCATCCGCTTCGACAACCTGCAGATATTTCTGAGGCAGCTCCTGCCGTGGCGGCCCACGGTGCTGCTGATCGGCGAGGCTCCCGGCTATCGGGGCGCGTGGCGTACCGGGGTCAACTTCTGCTCGGAGAAGATCATGATGGGTCCGAAGGATCGCTTCGGGCTGTTCGGCGGCAGCGAAGCCGGCTACCGTCGCATCGAGGAGAACGCAAGGCTCTGGGGTGAGGCGAGCGCCACCGTGGCCCAGCGCGCCTTCCAGGAACTGCCGGCACCGGTACTCGTCTGGCCGGCATTGCCACTGCATCCGCACAAGCCCGGCGACGACGAGTCGAACCGCACGCCCACGACGGGCGAACTGCGTCGCGATGCGGTGCCACAACTCGGGCGGTTGATCGAGATCTACAAGCCGCAACACATCGCCGCGATCGGCAACATCGGTCAGAGCGCACTCGCCGAGCTCGGCATCGACGCCGTGAAGATCCGCCACCCCGCCCACGGTGGTGGCCCGGCGTTTCGCGCCGGGCTGCTGGCACTGATGGAGAGTGCTGCGCAGCGCTAGAAACTACACCCCCGAACGCGCCGCTTCCGCGAGGAATTCGTAAGTCCGCATCATGACGTGGGGGTCACCGTCCACGGCAAATGGCAACGCGTTCAGATCGGTGACGCCGGCAGCCGCCAGCGCCTCGAACTGGCTGCGCACTTCTGCAGCCGAACCGATGATCGCGATGTCGGCAGGCTCGGCCGCGCCTTCGATGTCCAGCACGGCCCGGTAGGACGGCAACTGCCCATACGCAGCGAAGGTCTCCGCAGCCGACGCGCGTGCGGCGCGTGTGGCGCGCGCGTCCCGCGTCACGGCTACCGGAAAACCGGCCACGATCCGTGGTGCGCCACGGCCTGCCTTCGCTGCTGCCGCGCGGATCGCCGGCACCGCAGTGCCCGCCAGGTACTTCGGCCCACCCATCCACGTCGCCGTACCGTCTGTCAGCTCCCCCGCCAGCTGCAGCATCCGCGGCCCGAGCGCGGCGACGAGCACCTTCGGCCGCGGCATACCCGACATCCGCAACTGCAACGCCACCTTGAACTCCTCGCCGCGGAAACTCACCTCACGCTTTTCCAGCAACGGTATCAGCACCGAAAGATATTCGCGCATGTGGTGCGCAGGCCTCGCGTAATCCAGCCCCAGCATGTTCTCGATGACGATCCGGTGGCTGAGACCGATGCCGAGCGTGAAACGCCCGCTGCTCGCAGCACTCGCGGTCAGCGCCTGCTGCGCCAGTGCACTCGGATGCCGCGGCCAGGTCGGCACGACAAAGGTTCCGAGTTCGATCCTGCGCGTCTCGCGCCCGGCGAGCGCCAGCAGCGTGATCGCGTCGGGGCCGAAGATATGGCTCATCCACGCCGAATCGAAACCATCGGCTTCCGCCTTGCGCACCCGACCGATGATCTCGTCGAGTGCGCCCTCGGCGCCCATGACCGCACTCAGCCCTATCCCGATACGCATCTCGATACCTCCATGCAGAGCCCACCCGGGTTCGATCCCCGCAGCCGCTCCGGCTCAGGGATTGTCCAGGCTGAATACCTGTGTTTCATCATCATAGGCAAAAACCTCCGCGTAGCGGCCAAGTTCGATGATCGTACGCAGGGTCTGCTCGGCAGCACCCGGTGACATGTGATCCTCGAGCTCATCCGCAAAACGGCTCCACGGTGCCCGGTTGGCGGGTCGCTCGTCCAGCACCCGGCGTATATGCGCCGCCAGCGCAACGTAGGCAAGCAGCTGCCGCGCAAAAAGCTGCTTGCGCTGGTCGGTATCCAGGTCTGCGAAACGTCTGCCTTCGTGCGCGAGCCGGATGTCACCGCCTGCCACTTCGGCAAAACGCAGCATCTGCAGTGTTTCGGCCACCGGGAACAGCTCGTCGATTTCCATCTGCAGCGATGTGGCGATGACCGGCAGGTCCGCCTTGCCGCCATAGGGCGGTGCAGCCACGGTTTCGAGCAGGCCCGCGAGGAGGTTGGTCGAAACCGGCGCCAGGATCGTGCCGATACCGGTGCCGGGAAAACGCTCGGCCCTGCGACCGGTGGGCGCAGAAGTCGCCCGGGACGTCATCTCCACATAGATCTGCTCGACCAGATCACGGAATGCAGGGTCGAGGCGGGCACGCGGGTGCGGCAGAGCGACGCGGATTTCCTGGAGCACCCGTCCGGGATTGCTGCCGAACACGATGATCCGGTCGCACATCAGCACGGCCTCCTCGATGTTGTGCGTGACCAGGACCACCCCCTTGATCGGCAACTGCCCCTCGGACCACAGGTCCAGGAAATCGGTGCGCAGCGTCTCGGCAGTGAGCACGTCGAGTGCGGAGAACGGTTCGTCCATCAGCAGAATGTCCGGATGCACCACCAGCGCGCGCGCAAAACCGACGCGCTGGCGCATGCCGCCCGACAATTCCCGCGGGTACGCGGATTCGAACCCATCGAGGCCGATCAGGTCGATCGCTGCCACCGCACGGCGGCGTATCTCTTCGCCGGGCAGACCAAGCGCCTCCAGACCCAGTTGCACGTTTTCCAGCACCGTCAGCCAAGGGAACAGCGCGAAACTCTGGAACACCACCGAGATACCGGCCACCGGTCCGTTCACCGCGTGTCCGCGATAGTGAACCGTACCCGCCGAGGGTTCGGACAGCCCCGCGATCAGGCGCAGCAGCGTGGACTTCCCTGACCCCGAACGCCCGAGAAATCCCACGATCTCGCCTTCGCGCAAACCGAAGTCGATGCCGTCCAGAACCAGCAGCTCGCCGCCATCGGGCTTGCGAAACGACTTGCGAATGCCGCGGATGTCCAGCAGCGCAGCGGTTTCCACGGTGGCCTCCCTCCTCTTCAGCCCAGCCGGAACTTGCGTTCCGCCAGCGTGTACAGCGGTCGCCAGAAACCGCGGTTGATGACGACGACGAAGGCGCTCATGACCGCGATTCCGAGCACGATCCGATGAAAGTCACCCGCCTCGGTTGCTTCGGTGACGTAGGCTCCCAGCCCGTGCGCCCGCAGCGTGACATCGCCCCAGCGTGCGACCTCGGCGACGATGCTGGCGTTCCACGACCCACCCGAGGCGGTGATGGCGCCGGTCATGTAGAACGGGAATACGGCGGGCAACGCCACCCGCCGCCACCACAGCCAGCCCCGGACACGCAGATTGGTGGCGATGTCACGCAACTCGCCGGGAATCGTCGAGGCACCGGCGATCACGTTGAACAGGATGTACCACTGGGTACCGAGGATCATCAGCGGGCTCAGCCAGATGTCCGGGTCGAGCCGCAGCGCGACGATGGCGGAGACCGCCAGTGGAAACAGCAGGTTGGCCGGAAAGGCCGCCATGAACTGCGCAATCGGCTGAGCGATGCGCGCAGCCCCCGGACGCAGGCCGAGCCAGACGCCGACCGGCACCCAGACGACGCTGGCAAGCGCGATCAGCACGAACACGCGCAGCATCGTCGCGAAGCCGAGTGCGAAGGCGCGCGACACCTCGGCCAGGGTCACGCCCGCCATCACGAAGGCAGCGGTCTTCCACAGCGCAAGCAGGCAGACCGCAGCGATCAGCCCCGACCACAGGCGTTCACTGCGCATCGACACGATCTTTCGCTCTTGCCGGTGGACTACCGCTGCATCGGCTGGTTGTGGCGGGGTCTTGCGGTAGCTGCGTCGCCAGACCGTGGCGAACCCGCGCGTGGCCAGCTTCACCAGCCTCGAGCGCTGCAACACCGTCAACACCCAGGAACGCGGGGGCAGAACCGCAGACTCCTGTTCGAAGCGGAAGCGGTCGGCCCAGGCCACCAGCGGCCTGAAGAAAAGCTGGTCGTAGACCAGGATCGTAACGAGCATCGCCAGAATGGCCCACGCGATGGCCGCCAGATCACGTTCGGCGATGGCCAGCGTGATATAGGACCCGATACCGGGCAGTGTCACCACGGTGTCGCCGACGCTGATCGCCTCCGAAGCAACGACGAAGAACCAGCCACCCGACATCGACATCATCATGTTCCAGACCAGTGACGGCGTGGCGAACGGCACCTCGAGCTTCCAGAAACGCATCCAGGGGCCGAGACCGAAGGCACGCGACACCTCGGCCAGCTCCTCGGGCACGGTGCGCAGCGACTGGTAGAAGCTGAACGCCATATTCCATGCCTGGCTGGTGAAGATCGCAAAGATCGCGGCCAGCTCGGCACCCAGCATCAGCCCCGGCGCAAGCGACATGAAGAACACGACGGTGACCGAAATGAAGCCGAGGATCGGCACCGACTGCAGGATATCGAGCAGCGGGATCAGCACCTGTTCGGCACGCCGGCTCTTCGCGGCCCAGGTCGCATAGGTGAACGTGAACAGCAGCGACAGCAGCATCGCCGCCATCATTCGCAACGAGGTACGCAGCGCATACTCCGGCAGCACCGAAGGCTGCAGGCTGATCGTCGTGCTGTCCGGCTCAGGCAGTGGCTGCATGAAGCTGCGGCTTGCCTCGGCGAGCACGACCAGCAGACCCAGCACCAGCAGGACGGCGACGAGGTCCCGCAGGTTCGGCTGCAAGTGGCGCGCCACCACGCGGGCTGCTCGCAACACCCCCTTCACTCTCACCTCCGCTTCCAGCCGCGGCCCCATCGATTCGAACGCGTGCCTATCTGCTCGTCGCGTGCTTCACGGCATGATGCCGGTTCCAGCCAAATCCGATCAGAAGTCCGAGAATCATCAGCACCTGCGCCAGCACGGTCTGCACGGTGGGGTAAAACCCGACGGCAGCAACGCGTGGCAGGAACGCAAGCGGCTCCATATCGATGATCCCGGCCTCCTGCAGGGCCGCAACTCCCTTGCCGGCCAGAACGACTGCCAGGATGGCCATCAGCCACGAACTGTAGGCAAAGAACTTGCTGATCGGCAGCCGCTGGCTGAACCGCAGCAGGACCCAGGTGATCAATGCCAGCGCAAGGCAGGCACCGAGCGCCCCCAGCAGCATCGCGGTGGCGTTGCCCTGCGTCCAGAGCGCTGCAAAGAACAGGATCGTCTCGAAGACTTCGCGATAGACGACGATGAACGCGAGCAGAAACAGCAGCCATGCGGAACGACCCGAAAGCACCTTCGACATCTTGCCGTGGATGTAGCGCTGCCACTGGTCGGCCTGAGCCTTGCCGTGCATCCAGACGCCGACCGAGAGCAGCACCAGCGCGGCGAAGACCGACCCGAAGCCTTCGGTCAGTTCACGCCCTGCCCCGCTGATCTCGATCGCCCATGTCGCCACGGCCCACGTCACCACGCCCGCCAGCAGCGCGCCCACCCATCCGGCGTGCACGTACGGCATCAGCTCGCGACGTTCGGCCCGGTGCAGGAACGCGATCATCGCGACGACGATCAGAAGCGCCTCCAGTCCCTCGCGCAACAGGATCGTCGCTGCACCGACAAAGGCCGCGAAGGCGTTGCTCGTGCCCGCTGCGAGCGTCGCCTCGACATCGTCGAAGAGCTCGCTCAGCACCTCTGCACGCTGCGCAACCCGTGCATCGCTCTCGCCACGCTGGATCGCGGCGCGGTACTCGCCCATCGCCGCTTCGACCCGGACCAGAAGCTGCGGCCGCTGCACCGTGAGCATCGGCTCGAGCGGTTCGAAGCCGTCCAGGTAGGCAGCGAGCGCGAGCTTGCCGGCTCGCTGGCGATTGCCGGAGCGATATGCGTCGAGACTGCCGGCGAGGTGCTCGCGTGCCAGTGCGAGCAGGCCGGACCCGTGCGCAAGCACGGCCTCGGGATGGTGGCGCAGATAGGCCGTCACGGCGTCGGCCGGTTGTGGCCCGAGCGTCTCGCCGAGTGCTGCCGCGGTCACGCCCGCAAGTGCCTCGAGGCCTGGGACCCGTTGCTGCAGCGCAGCATCGCCGTCCCAGATCCGCTTGCCTTCAGCCACCAACGCCGGCGGAAACGCGAGCCGGGCGACGAAGAACGCCAGCGCCCAGCGCTCATCCGTCGACAGCTTCGCGTAGCCTTGCATCGGGGTGTCGTCGAGACCCTGCGTGATGACCTGGTAGAGCGCAAAGATGCTGCGCTGGCGCGCGCGCTGCGGGTCGGTGAATGCAGTCGGCACTATCGGCAGGCTCGCCGCTGCCGCCCCGTCACCGTTGCCGCTTTCACCATGACACCTCGCGCAGTGCTCGGCGTACAGGCTGGCTCCACGCACGGGATCGGGCACCGCACCCGGCGCGAGCGGCACGGGATACGCATCCAGCAGCGCGGCCGCAAGTTCGCGCGCGATCCCGGCGACCTGCCGCACATCGGCTCTGGCAGCGATCGCCTGCCCGAGCCGTGCGGCTCCATCGCGCAGCGCCTGCTGTTGCGGACTGGCCGGAAGTCCCGCGATCAGCGACGCCGCCGTTGCGGCAAACTCGAGCTGCTCGGCGTACTCGGTCGGGTTGGAGACAATGCCGTTGGCAACGGCTCCGTCGTAGTCGACGGCGATGTAGTCGAGCAGCCGCCACGCCGTCTGGACGTCACTGCGATCGAGCTCTGCCGCAACGGCGAGACTCGCCAGCAGCAGCCCCGCCAGCACGAGCGCGACGATCCGGATGGTGTTCGAAATCAGGATCAAGGGCACCTCGGCAGACAGCACCAGTCATCGCGTTGCATTGTCGCATGAACGTAACCTCGGCCAGCGCGCACATGCACTACTGCCGTGAAGCACCTTCGCTGCCAGAACCGGGCCGGCACATCGAAGAACGACGTGAACACCAGCCCACGGAATTGCTATCTCTTGGACATATTGCGCACCTGGACTCATGCACACGACAAATTCGACCTAGACTCCTGGGGACTTGCCGTTTTCATGCCGGACACCCGGGAGAGGTTCCATGCGATTGACCGTATTGCTTTCGCTGCTGGCTGGCCTGTTTGCTGCGACGGCACCTGCGCACGCCGACATGCTCGACGAGGTCATCGGGTTCTACAACCCCGATCTGCGCCCCGCGCGACCGGTCATCGAATGCGTCCTCTCCGGTACACCGCTGCAGACCTGTGCGCTCGATGCCGGCAAGGCCGCACTCGTCGACGAATACGGAGGCACACTCGATGACGTGATCACGCTTGCCAAAGCCGTGCAGCAATCCGACTACAAGACAGTCATCGCCAAGGGCGGCGTGATCATTGCCTGCTCGTGGATGAGCTTTCCGGGCAAAGAGTTCCTTTGTTCCGACATCGGTGGTGCACTGGTGGCGGCGGGTGCGGAAGGCGTGGCGGCGACGGCATCCGTGGTACTGGATGTACATGACCAGGCGGCGAAGATCGTCGCCGATTTCGGTGAAGAGATCGTCTGTCTGATCACGGGCTGCAGCGGGAGCGGCAGCGGCAGCAGGGTGACGGTCGACGCCGAGAGAGCGTGGCAGGACTGCTTCGTGCCGCGCCTGCAGGAAGGCGTGATCGCCCGTGGCGGCGGTGATTCCTATGTCGCGCTGATCAGTGCGTCGGTACGCGACGGCCTGTTTCCAGCCAACAGCCTCATGGGAGCCTGCGTGAACCCCCTCCTCGAGGTCGTGGGTTCGCATCCCCCTGGAACGACCCTGCCATCCGCCTTCGGCACCAGCCAGACCGGCTCTTTCGGCAAGCCCACGAATGCCTCCGTCCCAACGCCGAAAGACGTGGCACAAATGACCGCAGTCGCGGATCAGATAACGGTGCTTTACCAGCCCATGCTGACGCGCTATCGCGAGCTGACCGAAACGGCGGCGGCAGCGGGCCTGGCACCGGTTGCGGTGGCATACCATGCACTGCAGAACCAGTGGCGAGCCCGCGCGGAGACGGATGCGGCAGACTGGTTCACCGCGACCGTGCCACTCAGCCTGGCGATTGCCGGCAAGCGCAAGGCCTGCAGGGACGCGCTGGACGCAGAGGAGGCGACTGTCATCGGGCGCTGGGCAGCCGCAGGCCAGCCGTTTGGTTCGCAGTCGCAGCTCGATGGGCGCACGGAACGCGACTGGCAGCTTGCAGACAATCCGCAGACCTGGTGCAAGTCGACCTATGTGGGTGATTTCCAGCGATCCATCGCGCAGCGTCGGACGCTCTATCAGGAGGCCGTGGCAGGGTGCACCGTGCCGGATGCCGCCAATCCGCGCCATCTCGTATGCGCGCAGTCCTCGACGGCCGGCGCGAAGTGTCTGCAGGCCTTTGCGGGCGGAACGGAATATCAATGCGAGATGAGCCGGGCGAAGCTCCAGATGACCGGGGAGCGCTCCATCACCCGGGACCCACCCGACGTGTCCACGCCAGCGACGACCATCTCGCGCCAGCCTCTACACACGCTGACGCCTCGACCCGGAATCCCGTCGGCGGATCGCTGACGCCGCTGCCGCCTTGTCCGTGCCTCGCGACTCGGCCTAGGCGGAACCCGTCCCTGCAGGCCGATGCGGCTGCACGCTGACCGGCACCGCGCTCATCCGGGGTATGCCGCTCTGCGGATCGTAGTCCCGATCCACCGGGATCAGTCTTCCGATATTGCTGCCGGCGCTGCGTGCCAGCTCCGCCTCGTCGGCCGTTCCGGGAAGGTCGCCGAACGCATGCGTCATCGAGACCAGCCCGCGTCGCAACCCGGCGTCGGCCTCGGCCACGCCGATGATCGCCCCGTAGCCCGAGCGGATCTCGAGCAGTGCGCCGGGAAGCACCCCGAGTCCGGCGAGGTCATCCGGGTGCATGAAGGCCGGGTTGTAGCGGAATTTGCGTACCAGCCGCTCGTGACTGCGACCGAAGGAGTTGTACACATCCGCGAGCCGTCGCGGCACGAGCCGGTACGCGAACTCCGGCACGGACTCGGCCGCCTCGCCCGCCACCTCCGCAAGCTGCGCGAGCATTTCGGGATCGGCGAGTTCGAGTCGCGCCGTACAGGCCGGATCCTTCGCCTGCACGGTAGCCGGTTCATCGTCGAAGACATGGCCGTGAGGATGCGCCTGCACGTCTTCGAGCGGCACGCGTGAACCGCGCGTGAGCATCTCCAGCAGGTGTGCAGTCGTCGGATGTGTGCGCATGTCGAGTGCCACCGGTGCCGTCGCACTGCCCGCAGCGATCCATGGAAATGCCGATTCCAGCGACAGCGCAAGACCCATGCGCTGCGCAAGCCCGTAGAAAAGCTCCCAGTCCTCGATCACATCCGCGCCAGCAGGCGGCTCCAGCAGTTGCGCGGCGTACTGCGCGTACGGCGACTCGTAGCCCATGCCATAGGCGTAGGCCGAGAGCGTCTCGATCGCCAGGGTATGCCCCGGCTGCTCGAGCGACAGGCGCGGCGCGATCACGTAGTGCGCGAGTTTCGCGGTTGCCGACATCTCGGGGTCGATGGTCACCAGCAGCTCGAGCTTCTCCATGGCGGCAATTGTCTTCTGCTGGTCCGGCCATGCGGCGACCG is part of the Pseudomonadales bacterium genome and harbors:
- a CDS encoding TIGR03564 family F420-dependent LLM class oxidoreductase, with translation MRIGIGLSAVMGAEGALDEIIGRVRKAEADGFDSAWMSHIFGPDAITLLALAGRETRRIELGTFVVPTWPRHPSALAQQALTASAASSGRFTLGIGLSHRIVIENMLGLDYARPAHHMREYLSVLIPLLEKREVSFRGEEFKVALQLRMSGMPRPKVLVAALGPRMLQLAGELTDGTATWMGGPKYLAGTAVPAIRAAAAKAGRGAPRIVAGFPVAVTRDARATRAARASAAETFAAYGQLPSYRAVLDIEGAAEPADIAIIGSAAEVRSQFEALAAAGVTDLNALPFAVDGDPHVMMRTYEFLAEAARSGV
- a CDS encoding nitrate/sulfonate/bicarbonate ABC transporter ATP-binding protein, which gives rise to METAALLDIRGIRKSFRKPDGGELLVLDGIDFGLREGEIVGFLGRSGSGKSTLLRLIAGLSEPSAGTVHYRGHAVNGPVAGISVVFQSFALFPWLTVLENVQLGLEALGLPGEEIRRRAVAAIDLIGLDGFESAYPRELSGGMRQRVGFARALVVHPDILLMDEPFSALDVLTAETLRTDFLDLWSEGQLPIKGVVLVTHNIEEAVLMCDRIIVFGSNPGRVLQEIRVALPHPRARLDPAFRDLVEQIYVEMTSRATSAPTGRRAERFPGTGIGTILAPVSTNLLAGLLETVAAPPYGGKADLPVIATSLQMEIDELFPVAETLQMLRFAEVAGGDIRLAHEGRRFADLDTDQRKQLFARQLLAYVALAAHIRRVLDERPANRAPWSRFADELEDHMSPGAAEQTLRTIIELGRYAEVFAYDDETQVFSLDNP
- a CDS encoding uracil-DNA glycosylase, whose product is MDKAFARRMLTRLEPWFETIRSFRDRSDAHALFDPNTAAGRIRFDNLQIFLRQLLPWRPTVLLIGEAPGYRGAWRTGVNFCSEKIMMGPKDRFGLFGGSEAGYRRIEENARLWGEASATVAQRAFQELPAPVLVWPALPLHPHKPGDDESNRTPTTGELRRDAVPQLGRLIEIYKPQHIAAIGNIGQSALAELGIDAVKIRHPAHGGGPAFRAGLLALMESAAQR
- a CDS encoding carboxylesterase/lipase family protein gives rise to the protein MNPVVTTREGRLEGEFGAHGVSVFRGVPYAAPPVGALRLRAPAPMRTWAGTRDARRFRAPAPQDHGPLLDISSPDEDCLTLNVWTPACDRRRRAVMVWIHGGSFTVGSGAQGVYDGATLAAHGDVVVVTLNYRLGAIGFSFLRDLLGPAHELASNPGLLDQLAALAWVQRNIDAFGGDPDNVTVFGGSAGAMCIGSLLAVPQARGLFRRAILQSGAAHHATSCDEGSRIAEVLLHRLGVDPNRPDKLWSVPAAAIVKAQRACLRETILRGPRRRRLPQGAMTLIPVGDEELLPDAPFDAIAAGAARGVELLIGTNEDEWNYFLFLVEADKQEIDEATLAKVCEQRLPGRGSEAVALYRAVLGAGLSPARIYAAIESDRTFRIPVLRLAEAQLGHQGTTFMYRFGFHSPMFGGEMGACHGLETPFVFGTVDGEFGRAFSGGGAQAVDLSRRMLAAWAAFARTGDPNHDGLPEWRPYELSRRETMRLAPHCELQSAPLEAVQRFWDGVQ
- a CDS encoding ABC transporter permease subunit, coding for MGPRLEAEVRVKGVLRAARVVARHLQPNLRDLVAVLLVLGLLVVLAEASRSFMQPLPEPDSTTISLQPSVLPEYALRTSLRMMAAMLLSLLFTFTYATWAAKSRRAEQVLIPLLDILQSVPILGFISVTVVFFMSLAPGLMLGAELAAIFAIFTSQAWNMAFSFYQSLRTVPEELAEVSRAFGLGPWMRFWKLEVPFATPSLVWNMMMSMSGGWFFVVASEAISVGDTVVTLPGIGSYITLAIAERDLAAIAWAILAMLVTILVYDQLFFRPLVAWADRFRFEQESAVLPPRSWVLTVLQRSRLVKLATRGFATVWRRSYRKTPPQPADAAVVHRQERKIVSMRSERLWSGLIAAVCLLALWKTAAFVMAGVTLAEVSRAFALGFATMLRVFVLIALASVVWVPVGVWLGLRPGAARIAQPIAQFMAAFPANLLFPLAVSAIVALRLDPDIWLSPLMILGTQWYILFNVIAGASTIPGELRDIATNLRVRGWLWWRRVALPAVFPFYMTGAITASGGSWNASIVAEVARWGDVTLRAHGLGAYVTEATEAGDFHRIVLGIAVMSAFVVVINRGFWRPLYTLAERKFRLG
- a CDS encoding beta-lactamase family protein; translated protein: MEIGGSVQPGFERVREAFAQNFSEHGDVGAACCIYRDGHPVVDIWGGLADPSTGRRWQRDTLQLVFSAAKGPTAVCIHRLAEEGRLDIDAPIARYWPEFAAAGKQHITTRMVLTHRAGLAAVAGDLTLEQVLAWDPVVAAIAAQPPEWEPDTAHGYHARSFGWILGEIIRRISGDSPGRHLARTICGPLGLDYWVGLPTAEIGRCARLLPPDAAHSAAALLGASSLTARVMSGPSGLFGYNEMWNRPDVLMAEMPSSNGVGSARALAKLYAACCDEVDGIRLLQPATLEAASRVASRGPDLVVLVETCFGLGFSLPPMLGAGVGPRAFGHPGAGGSLAFADPEPNVAFAYVTNRMRFDPAGDPRVTGLVRALYDCTR